Part of the Salmo salar chromosome ssa10, Ssal_v3.1, whole genome shotgun sequence genome is shown below.
AGGTAGACATGTTTAAGTTTTTTAGAAACATCCGTTTAAGGGAATACTTTAGCTCCCCTAATCCTGACATTTCTATTGAACCAGTAGGTTACTTACCTGTACATACTCCGACTCCTTTTAGAAGCAAGAGTTATTTTGTACCTCCAGCCAATCGCAATCACTCTATCGAGACATATTGCAGACTTGTTGAAAAAGATGTTGTTCATCTCCTTAAGAATAAACAGGAGTACTTATCTTTCCATAATTTACCTAAGGATGAAAAACAAGCTTTGCTTGATTTACAATCCGATACGTCAGTCTTTACCcgccctgctgataagggtgggtcagTTGTACTCATGGATAGGACCGTTTATGTAAATGAGTGTCATAGACAACTGGTTGACAACACCTTTTACAAGAAACACAGAAGTGACCCCACTGCCCAATTTCAGAACACGATCTTTACTGTCCTAGATGGGTATTTAAGTTCTGGTCAGATAACCAAAAAAGAACACAACTTTTTGGCTATTCAACACCGTCAAATTGCCACTTTTTATACTTTGCCAAAATTACACAAGAATGTTACAAAATCTCCAGGGcgccctattgtagcgggcattgatgcagtaacggcccctctaTAGACTTTTGGTGACTTTTTTATtagaccactcgtagaacagctctccttctttgtaaaggacaccagcagtaagtCTGGGACATACATCCATTGTGGTCTTGATGCCATTTCATGCCTGCCATTCtaaccattacaatgagcctgtccttctATAGCTCCTACCTCCAGCCTCTTCTGGTATTGGCCTACTGTACTTTAAACCTGATCTACAAAACCATGATTTGCATTTGATCAAAGGAAAAAGGGAATGGAGTACTTCAGATACTGTTTAACATCTGTTGTCCCCATCCAATAAGGTGTGGTCTTCCATCATACCTCTGGAAATGACATTATGGAGACAATCATGGACGGTGAATGTAAGGGACAAAATTCTCATCTGCATATACAATTTACATGAGCTATGGTGACAATTGGATTAACTAATATTGTGTATCATCACACCGAAACTGATGAGACTGGGTGTGTTTGGCTTCCCAACAAATTGTGCTGTCCATTCTGAATAATCCGACTTTTTCTGCCCGTTCAGTCACTATCAACCCCAATGTTTACAGATAGGTGAGTAAGCACCTGTCAGTCAACACAAAGCAGCCTGAGACTCTTCTTTAATGAAAACCCAGGGAGATGACAGATAAATAAATCATAGTTGTGGGCAATAAGCTATCGGCTGACTGAGGCAATTTCCTGTGGGACAGGAAATGAAAGAGCGTTGGGAGACAGGAGCCGAGGCCGGGGTGCTGCTGCTTTGTTCTAACTGCCTGCCCATTATGAGCAGATCGTTGTGATAGGCAGGCTACCTCCACCTCACTCGTCCCATTCTCTCCCAGTCTGAGACCCTCATTCTATGTCTGAGACATCTCCAAATGTCTTCCATCAAAGACACAGGCATCGCTGTGAACTGTCATCAAGGCTGAAGAACGTCACGTCCTGACGTCTATCAGACTTGAAAGGGCGAAATGCCACTTGGAAGCTGTGCATGGCCTGCATTTTAAGTGGAATTATGGGGGAAGACGTGGGTTAGACTGATACTTCAAGCAGCAGTGAAATGACTCACAGTGTGACATTTCTGCACAACTTCCTGAATGACTGGAAGAAGTCATTTGAATAAAAAAGGGCGTATACCATATAAATATTGGAGACAAAGGCTAATGCAGATTGCTGACATTACGGAAAACTGCAACAAAAAAATCCAACAGGTTAAGGTTTTCTGGCAACACAACAAGAACACAAAAGCTATATCCCCATGTGAATTAGGACGATGCCGAAAGTGACAGGAAACAGTTCTTGTAAATACCGATCTGTTGTCAGTGCACACACTAAAAAGAGTATTTCAAAACAGTAGAAATACATCCTATTCTTAATAATTTAGTGTGTACATAATTTACTGTACATTCATTTTAACTGAACTATTCATTTTCAAGGGAAGATGGAGACGTATTCTTAATCCGAGGTCAAGTGCATTATCGAACGATGAGATGACAAATGTGTAGCCAAATCACTAAAAAGAGTATTTCAAAACAGTAGAAATAGATCCTATTCTTAATAATTTGGCTAAGAAAGTTGGGAAATGACAAAATAAGCAACAGGATCAGTCACATATTCAACAGGATAGATTGAAATAAATCTTACAAGGATTGCTTTTATTGCCTTAAGTAAGTCACAACGCAATAGGTTctaaagaactcactactgttTTCTTCCTGGGCCAGATACAGACAGTCCACTATTCAACATGTTGGAAAACAAGCAAAACATAGTATTAAGAAATTATGGTATAAACAATCAACAAAATTGTAATATCATTGATATTTTAGAGCCCAAAAATCAGGTTAAGTTTTTGCCAAATATGGTCAAAGGAAGTCTTACAGGAAAACGTTACGTACAAGTGATGTGGATGGACCGGACCCAACCTTGCTCAAATAGTATTTTTGGGCCACGTCTCCGAGGTGGGACCTGATCCTTCTATTCAAGAGGCTATCAATACGGTACCAGATACATATGAAATGAGAGTTAAAAGAAATCTTTCATCACTAGGAAACGGTCAAATCTTATGGACCTAAATAAATGCATTAGTACTGGAGTTTGAGTACACAATCAAaggctatatttttattttaattcaCTGAGTAACAAGGACATGTTGGTTGTTGTTTTGTTCTAAATATTTTAATCTTCAAAAGTGTCTTATTATGAGAGCGTCAAGAAAACACATATTGTACAGCCTTTTGTCATTTACTACCAAATTAATATTCGGACAAACCTTAACTCTGTAGGCCTATCCTTAACTTTTCAAATTTGAATCAATAAACATTGAAATCCCAGGACTAGATTTTAATACTTGTGTGCATGACTCAGGAAAAGGTTATAGTTTAAATAAAAAACAGCACATTATTACTTTACTATGCAAACTCACCTTTCCGTCTTTACAAAATATCCTTAGCAAGGATTGAAGGAATGACTGACCATTTCAATGAAAGACAATATGGTACAAGAAATTACAAAAACAATACAATTTGAAAATTTTATATCATTTTTACATTCTTTTCTCGTCAAATTTCTTCTTATAGGTACTTGATAAACTGGTTTCTGTTACCAACTTATCCAATAACTGAATCCAAAATACTCTTTCTGGTATGTGGACATTGCAAAGTCTGTGTGAATGATATTGTTCACTATGATATGAAGGAAACTTTGCAGCCGTTGTGAGTAGGGGGTTCTCTGTAATGTCTGTTGTGACCATTGGAGAAGtcctcctgtctctgtgtgggtCTGGGGGACTGAGGAGAATCAAGAGTCCCAAACTCCCTCCCTTCTAATCTGGGAAATTCGCTTTCTGTGTTGAATCCCAGGATCTCACTTATTGAATGAGGCAAATCCTGAAAGGAAATGAAATAAGAAAATGTAGATTACATACAACCAATATGTAATTATGAATCTGCAGTTTGTTGACTTAATTGAAAGTATAAATAAATAGCAATCCTTGAACATACTGTACCTTACAACTTCTGATCTGCATACAAATAGCCTCTGATTTCTGAAGGATTTCTTCAATGTCCAGCTTCATTGATAGGTCATTGATGTGCTGTGATAACATACAAAACAATGACATTTAAAACTAAATAActtagaaaacactccaaacaaCCCACCTTGAAAATATGtctgattaaaaaaaaactgaCAAACCAGTTGAAACTTCCAAATAACAGCTGTTACCTTGAGGATTTCATTGAAGCCGTAGTTTTCCTCCATGATTTTCCTTTTCTCTGAGTCTAGGATGGCACAGCACACCAGCAGATGGAAGTTTTGGcagggcaggccagtccatatgACCTGAGCAGAACCAGGAAGTCTTATTAACAAGATCCATCAGAATACATAAAGATAAACCATGAAGTCAAAAAGAAAAGTAATAAAAGCATCAACTTGAATCATTAAATAAATCTCATAAGCGCGAGACTGACAGATTGACTTCCCCCTAAATTACAAGGGAGACACTTACGCTGATAGGTCGATGGATGAACAGCACTCACCTCCCACAGACGAAGGACATCTGGATAACTGAGCTCCCTCTTGAAGCGGATCAGTAACCACCGGAAACAGAAATACAGGTAACCTGAATCCTGTGACTCTGGAGGaaccaaaacaaaacaatgaTGAGAAGAAATCAGATGGGACCAAGGATGTCAGTCGCTACTTCCTTTTTAAAGGTAGGTTGTTCTTTTTAACTTTAACTAAATTAAAACTATAAAATACTATTGGTATTGGTTGATAATCTGCATAtttgctttgttttcttttcagGATTTGCCTCAATCTTTATGGCTTCatgcaaaataaaaatgtattatataCGTCTTTTATATTTTTGTAAGTTGCTCCTAAACAGGTGAATGTTTGAGGTGTGTTAGGTACCGAGGTAGTTCCAGAAGGCCAGGTCCAGCAGCCTCAACAGAGTACTGAGCTGGATCAGCTGAGTCTTCATGCCCTGCATCGGCTCTTCGAAGTTCTGGTGCtgcgcacgcacgcgcgcacacacacacacacacacacacacacacgtacgttaTGGTTGAGTCATACAAGGGTCACACTCAGGCATATCAAAGTTAACATTGACGAAACTAAACTAAAAGCAGCAGAGCAGAAGCTAATCTGAGTACTCACCATTTGATCCATGAAGGAGACTAAACACCAGAAGGCATCCACCTCGTTGTCCATCACATAGAGGATCGGGGAGAGGAGGTCACTCATACCCTGAACATAACCTGGAGACAAGTACAAGGAAACATTCCCACAACGTTAATTAAGGTGAACGTAACAAAAATTGCACTGATATGCAGTTATCAGCTCATGATTGCTGTTACCACAGGTAAATTACAATAATTTCTTAATAAGGGACATCGATTGCATCTATGCCAATCAGATGACCTTTTCATTCACATATAAATGATGATCTCTGCTGCACATCTTGGCAATAATGCTATAACTTACCCAGATCAAAATCATACATGCAGTACGTCATCAAGACGTCATGTAGTAACACCAGGCCTGGGTTGTCTATGCCTTCATAGAACCTGttggttctgtctgttctgttcacGTCCTTCTCTGAGAAGACAACACATTCACAGATGATAAATAAAGAACCATACTACGCCTAGTTCAGGAAAGGTACACCATGCTAAGGCAGTCATTACAGATGCATCCCTGAACAAAATGTATCTAAAAGTGCATTTAAAATCGCAACACATTTAACAGTAAAAACAACGCAAGTGATGAAACAGACAAAAGCCAATAGGCTTAAAATgacttagatttgtgtgcattgGGTATatattgtgaaattgttagatactacttgtagatattactgcattgtcggaactagaagcacaagcattacacctgcaataacatctgctaaacacatgtatgtgaccaataacatttgatttgaaatgaatCATCAACAACTCTCCTAAGACAGCAGGGTAGGCAGCAGGGTAGGCTGCAGGGTAGACATATTACCTATCAGGCTCCTGCAGTCTCTTAACCTGGAGTTTCTCCTTTCCTGCTCCTCACTCACCGACTTCCACTGGAGCTTCATCCTGAAGTACTCATCCCTTATTCACCAGGGGGAAGCAAGAGAGTGAAGAGAATATCTTCAGAATTACATTTTACTTTGCTGATATTTCACAATCACATATGGCTCTGCTGGTTAACAAAGGAAAATGTCAACAAAGACCTTATGACCTTCATGGTAAGAACAGCCACTTTGATGGTAATGAAACCGCTCAAAATCTGCATTTGGCTATTCCTGTCTTATAAGAAAAACATGTCAGTTTTATACATGTCTGTCTTGGTAAAGCACACATACGTTTTCCTCCTCTGTTGGCCTTTCCTCTCGTCATAGGTGCTGTCCCAGGTGTAATACCCCAGCAGAAACTTCCAGGCCTCTTTCCTCACCGCATGGCACAAGCCCTGCAGGATCAGCACAATATTGACAGGAATCACTTTACAGACATACCCAGAATTTGTATGGATAGTTAGTTACCGCACTAATGTATATAGAAGGTCAGTTTGGCGGACACACATTAAGCCTAGCCCTGGGCTAAACAGCATGTTCAACAGAGATTCTCCATTTAAAGTGCCTTTTAGTCCCGTACTAGGCTtattctgtgtctgggaaactgtccCAGAGAGTTTGGCTGGAGATTTACTAGAGAAGGTGCTTCATCATTCTGGTAATTTTACAAATCCCCTCAAAACTCAACGTACGCCTTTGAATATGATTTTCTTGAGTTGAGGGACATTTTTCACCCTTCCTTCCTGGTCCTGGTGCTTAGCCCAGTCCTCTGCAGACAGTGGCTCCCTCCGTGTTACCTCTGGCCTGGCGCCCAGGTCCATCTGAGATAGACAGAACAGAACGCCAACCAATAAGACCATGCACTCTTCTGCACTGTAACCACGTTAAAAGACAAACCCCAGCTGAAGACCAGACACCTATTGTGCCAGCAGCCGTTATCATTACACCCTGCATCCAGCTGCTGGCTTGCCTCGGAAGATAAAGCCATAGTCAGACCAGGGGATCCCCTACTCACTAATCACATCAGATGTAGTGTACGTACATACAGCAACGTCCAGGTGCAAGACACAAGTAAAGTCATAAAATAAAGATAATGTAGACATAGAATGCTCCCGTAGTTTTTATGTACTACTCACCCTGGTGATAACCTCAAAGCCAGGTTCCTCCTGCTGGTTGATCTCCAGGCCAGGGATGACCTCTCCCAGTCCCAGGATGTCCAGGTCAGCTACCTCCTCATGgggctgccgctgctgctgctccagctcagGGCCGCGGAACGCATCAAATATGTAGTTGGTGACCTTGGAGAAGCCGCCCAACGTCGTCACATAGGAATCCTTCTTCAGCTTCTGTTGGGGAAACAGGGTCCAAATAATTAGGCAACCAAACTGAGATAAAAAAAAACTCACTGAAACAGAGATGTACTACCTCAATTTATCTAATAACAAAAACTCAATTCTGTGCAAACCGTTTTGCTACAGTAAGTTTTTTTCCATACAGGTAAGTGCCATTCGTATAACAGGTATATGCACAACACATAGTAGCCCCTTACAGTAACAAGGCCGTAGTTGTTGTCGTCCAGAAGGTTCTCGAAGGACTGAGAGAGAGCTCGGTTGGGAGTGCTGACCAGCAGGCAGGTTTCATCATCTGGAGCCCTGAAAACATGAGGAAAtagagaattaaaaaaatatatgtatttgtCGTCATCAGCCTATAAGTAGAGATCCATCCCTATCAAGTGAGCTCTATTTCAGTTAAAGGCATTCTATATGAGGGGAGGGACAGAACATATACCCTATACCTCAAAAACGTGAGTGATTGATGAGGGATTTCTTTGTCATGCAAAGCCTCAATATTATTCAAATTCACGTCAATTAATAAAGGATTAATCATACAAAAATAAGATATACAATGTGAGACAAGGCATGGTACAGGATGTGATGTCATTCATCTCCTGTTTTCAGTTCTAACCAGACGCCTGGCTGAAAATGGCCGGCCGGCACTTAATCCAAACAATTTCATTATGAAAAGCCACGATAAGAACTTTAATAACAGCTATCTGCTCTGACTGCGATAGAGGAGCACAGTGCCTCTATATAGGGGGAATTATCTGTTGTGATATTTGCCTCAAACAGAAAACCAGACTGTTTCATGAGAAGAAACTGCCCGCTAACCCCaacatcagtcagtcagacagaagaGGGACCAGGAGAGGGAAACCAAGTGTTTGCTATACACCTTATGCAAATCACTAGAATTAGCATATAGATAAGAAACACCATGAAAAGTCCAACAGTGTTTCAACTGATAAAAAACCAAAACATTG
Proteins encoded:
- the LOC106561541 gene encoding TBC1 domain family member 15 — its product is MSADTPPKVLFEHEGVFIHANTEDSEEQDLLVSGFLRIIDKDGEIMVEYKPLEDTVDPSNMLCAGKDSSSVMEWAYCPGEERSSPQQAVVLEQQQSYETEWDMINAVSFPKRKPCSNGEGALNHTHEKSKWSFTFSVWDLRSITVKEEGWSRLVFGMKEPPTSLPSLHFHQGGSEGFLDCLRRYIIITEAPDDETCLLVSTPNRALSQSFENLLDDNNYGLVTKLKKDSYVTTLGGFSKVTNYIFDAFRGPELEQQQRQPHEEVADLDILGLGEVIPGLEINQQEEPGFEVITRMDLGARPEVTRREPLSAEDWAKHQDQEGRVKNVPQLKKIIFKGGLCHAVRKEAWKFLLGYYTWDSTYDERKGQQRRKTDEYFRMKLQWKSVSEEQERRNSRLRDCRSLIEKDVNRTDRTNRFYEGIDNPGLVLLHDVLMTYCMYDFDLGYVQGMSDLLSPILYVMDNEVDAFWCLVSFMDQMHQNFEEPMQGMKTQLIQLSTLLRLLDLAFWNYLESQDSGYLYFCFRWLLIRFKRELSYPDVLRLWEVIWTGLPCQNFHLLVCCAILDSEKRKIMEENYGFNEILKHINDLSMKLDIEEILQKSEAICMQIRSCKDLPHSISEILGFNTESEFPRLEGREFGTLDSPQSPRPTQRQEDFSNGHNRHYREPPTHNGCKVSFIS